In the Topomyia yanbarensis strain Yona2022 chromosome 3, ASM3024719v1, whole genome shotgun sequence genome, one interval contains:
- the LOC131688149 gene encoding cuticle protein 16.5-like: protein MFTKLICIAALAISCVCAKPGLAPLAYSAPVVAAAAPAFVTAQSSQVVARNYNGIAPLAYTAAVAAPLAYSAPIAKVAAPLAYSAPIAAAAAAPLAYTAAPVARAIASPYAAYAAAPYAAPYAAAYAAPYAAAYSAPALSAYQAYNPYLL from the exons ATGTTCACCAAATTG ATCTGCATCGCCGCATTGGCCATCTCGTGTGTCTGTGCTAAACCTGGACTCGCTCCGTTGGCCTATTCCGCTCCGGTTGTAGCGGCGGCGGCACCAGCTTTCGTGACGGCTCAGAGCTCGCAGGTAGTGGCTCGTAATTACAATGGAATCGCTCCTCTGGCATATACTGCCGCAGTCGCAGCTCCATTGGCCTACTCGGCACCCATTGCCAAAGTTGCGGCTCCACTGGCCTACTCAGCTCCCATTGCTGCTGCTGCAGCTGCTCCTTTGGCCTACACGGCGGCTCCCGTAGCACGTGCTATTGCATCTCCCTATGCCGCTTATGCTGCCGCCCCGTATGCTGCACCATATGCTGCTGCATATGCCGCTCCATACGCCGCTGCTTACTCTGCACCGGCGCTATCCGCTTACCAAGCGTACAACCCGTATCTGCTGTAA